The Plectropomus leopardus isolate mb chromosome 2, YSFRI_Pleo_2.0, whole genome shotgun sequence genome has a window encoding:
- the LOC121954079 gene encoding keratin, type II cytoskeletal 8-like, with product MSVRAVKTTTFSTVSSQRSPSHGFSSRSFSGYGGSGMGSGRQSYAVRSSYGGLGSSGAAVGAGGFKVAGGYIAGGSGQRGGGIEFGYVGFGGGMGGGMANEVVTPITAVTVNKSLLTPLNLEIDPDIQAVRTQEKEQIKTLNNRFACFIDKVRFLEQQNKMLETKWKLVQEQTTSRSNIDAMFEAYIANLRKQLDNLGHEKVKLESDLNHMTGLVEDFKNKYEDEINKRNECENNFVLMKKDTDAAYMIKVELEAKLDGLSDEIEFLRQIYDAEIHELQSQIKDTSVVVEMDNSRNLDMDAIVAEVRAQYEDIANRSRAEAESWYQTKYAEMQQSAGRYGDDLKSTKAEISEMNRRILRLQSEIDMVKAQRNSLENQIAEAEERGELAVKDAKLRIRDLEEALQRAKQDMALQVRQYQELMNVKLALDIEIATYRKLLEGEEYRLATGIKTNISKQTSVNYNAYALESSRTPSYVSCSFGGVKASTNSVPDLEEATVKSTTVTKTETVVIKTEEKKEEKKVEENEEQKEQEEQQQTATEEDAAEEKTEEQEEAEAVPEE from the exons ATGTCTGTCAGAGCTGTGAAGACCACCACCTTCTCCACTGTGTCCTCCCAGAGGAGCCCATCCCACGGCTTCAGCAGCCGCTCCTTCTCTGGCTACGGGGGCTCTGGTATGGGTAGTGGCAGGCAGAGCTATGCTGTCCGCAGCTCCTATGGGGGACTGGGCAGCAGTGGGGCTGCTGTGGGTGCTGGGGGTTTTAAAGTAGCCGGTGGGTATATTGCTGGGGGGTCTGGACAAAGAGGAGGCGGAATAGAGTTTGGCTATGTGGGCTTTGGTGGAGGTATGGGAGGTGGCATGGCCAATGAAGTGGTGACCCCCATCACAGCAGTGACTGTGAACAAGAGCCTGCTGACCCCCCTGAACCTGGAGATTGACCCCGACATCCAGGCTGTCCGCACCCAGGAGAAGGAGCAGATCAAGACCCTGAACAACCGCTTTGCTTGCTTCATTGACAAG GTACGCTTTCTGGAACAGCAGAACAAAATGCTTGAGACCAAGTGGAAACTTGTGCAGGAACAGACCACATCTCGCTCCAACATTGATGCCATGTTTGAAGCCTACATTGCCAACTTGCGTAAGCAGCTAGACAACTTGGGCcatgaaaaagtcaaacttGAGTCTGACCTGAATCACATGACAGGTCTGGTTGAAGACTTCAAAAACAA gtatgAGGATGAGATCAATAAGCGCAATGAGTGTGAGAACAACTTTGTCCTCATGAAGAAG GACACGGACGCAGCGTACATGATCAAAGTGGAGCTGGAAGCTAAACTGGATGGGCTCTCTGATGAGATTGAGTTCCTGAGGCAGATCTATGATGCA GAAATCCATGAGCTGCAGAGCCAGATCAAGGACACATCTGTTGTGGTAGAAATGGACAACAGCCGTAACCTTGACATGGATGCCATCGTTGCTGAAGTGCGTGCCCAGTATGAAGACATTGCCAACCGTAGCAGAGCCGAGGCTGAGTCATGGTACCAGACAAAG TATGCAGAGATGCAGCAGTCCGCAGGCAGATATGGTGACGACCTGAAGTCAACCAAGGCTGAGATCTCTGAAATGAACCGCAGGATATTGAGGCTCCAGTCTGAAATTGACATGGTTAAAGCACAG AGAAACAGTTTGGAAAATCAAATCGCAGAGGCAGAGGAGCGTGGTGAGCTTGCAGTGAAGGACGCTAAACTACGCATCAGAGACCTGGAGGAAGCTCTCCAGAGAGCCAAGCAGGATATGGCCCTTCAGGTCCGCCAGTACCAGGAACTGATGAATGTGAAGCTGGCTCTGGACATTGAAATCGCCACCTACAGGAAACTGCTGGAAGGAGAGGAGTACAG GTTAGCCACTGGAATCAAGACCAATATCTCTAAACAGACTT CTGTGAACTACAATGCCTATGCCCTAGAGAGCTCTCGTACCCCGTCCTACGTCAGCTGCTCCTTCGGTGGAGTCAAGGCCAGCACCAATTCTGTCCCTGATCTTGAGGAAGCAACAGTGAAGAGCACCACAGTCACCAAGACAGAAACTGTGGTGATCAAGAccgaggagaagaaggaggagaagaaagtgGAGGAAAACGAGGAGCAGAAAGaacaggaagagcagcagcagacagcaacTGAGGAAGATGCTGCTGAGGAGAagacagaggagcaggaggaggctgAAGCTGTGCCTGAAGAGTGA